The genomic window GTCCGTATCGGGCATCACCAGTAGCGTTTTTTTATCTGAAAGATTCAGGCTCTTGAGCAAAGCAGTGAAATTTTTTGTTTTGGCTTCTTCAAACTTAAAATCTTCCAGGATCATGATATTGTTTTCCTGTGCCTTATAAGTTAATGCTGATTTACGGGCCAGCTTCCTGAGCTTCTTATTCAGCTTGAATTCATAGTCCCTCGGGCGTGGTCCAAAAACTCTGCCGCCTCCTCTGAACAGAGGTGAGTTGATATCCCCTGCACGCGCCGTACCGGTACCTTTTTGCCGTTTAATCTTTCGTGTACTTCCGGATAATTCGCAGCGTTCTTTGGCTTTGCTGGTACCCTGGCGCTGGTTAGCCAGAATTAATTTAACATCAAGCCAGATAGCGTGATCATTCGGTGTGATGCCAAAGATCTCATCGCTCAGCGTGACCTTTTTTGCGGTCTTATCGCCACTAATTTTATAAACTTCTAGCTCCATCTTTCTATAATTACATATGAACCTTTAGCACCCGGTACAGCACCTTTAACAAGGATGAGGTTCTTTTCCGGGATGATTTTCAACACCTGAAGGTTGATCAGTTTAACGCGATGGTCTCCCATCTGTCCGGCCATCCGCATACCTTTAAAAACGCGTGAAGGATAAGATGAAGCCCCGATTGATCCCGGCGCCCTCAGCCGGTTGTGCTGGCCATGGGTAGAGTCACCAACACCACTGAAATTGTGCCTGTTGACTACGCCCTGAAATCCTTTTCCCTTGCTCGTCCCCACAACATCAACATATTCCCCTTCTTCAAAAACATCCACATACAAAATATCACCGAATTTCTTTGTGTGACCAACTTCAAATCTGGTAAATTCCCTGGTAATCCGCTTGGGAGCAGCCCCGGCCTTAGCAAAATGTCCTTTTAAAGGTTTATTTATATGCTTAGGCTTGGCATCATCAAAAGCAAGCTGGATGGCTTCGTAACCATCAACCTCCTTGATCCGGACCTGGGTTACCACACATGGCCCGGCTTGTATGACCGTACAGGGAATATTCTTCCCGTTCGCATCAAAAATGCTGGTCATACCTATTTTTTTTCCAATTAATCCTGACATGTCTTAATTTTTTATCTGTTCAAAACGTAAACCGGCCTCAAACTTTGATCTCAACTTCCACGCCGCTGGGTAATTCCAGTTTCATCAGCGCATCAATGGTTTTGGAAGTGGTGCTGTAAATGTCAAGCAACCGCTTATAGGTCGACAGTT from Bacteroidales bacterium includes these protein-coding regions:
- the rplD gene encoding 50S ribosomal protein L4 encodes the protein MELEVYKISGDKTAKKVTLSDEIFGITPNDHAIWLDVKLILANQRQGTSKAKERCELSGSTRKIKRQKGTGTARAGDINSPLFRGGGRVFGPRPRDYEFKLNKKLRKLARKSALTYKAQENNIMILEDFKFEEAKTKNFTALLKSLNLSDKKTLLVMPDTDNNLVLSSRNLKKTKVTRAEMLNTYDILNANNLLIAESSVPIIEEILGK
- the rplC gene encoding 50S ribosomal protein L3; this translates as MSGLIGKKIGMTSIFDANGKNIPCTVIQAGPCVVTQVRIKEVDGYEAIQLAFDDAKPKHINKPLKGHFAKAGAAPKRITREFTRFEVGHTKKFGDILYVDVFEEGEYVDVVGTSKGKGFQGVVNRHNFSGVGDSTHGQHNRLRAPGSIGASSYPSRVFKGMRMAGQMGDHRVKLINLQVLKIIPEKNLILVKGAVPGAKGSYVIIERWS